The DNA region TCTGGACCGGAGAGTTGTCCGGGTTGGTCTCCATGATATCCGCCATATTCGCCCACCAGCGTTTCATCACGGGATGCTCGGGCAAAGCGGCGAGGGCGTGATCCTTCGGCCGGGTGAGGATGCCGAAGAGGATGTTCGTTTCCGGGTCGAGATAGATGGAATAGTCGGACGCGCCGGCCTCGTGCAGCAGGTCGACCAGTTCCGGCCAAATCTCGTCGTGCCGCTTCCTGTATTCGGCCTCCATGCCGGGATGGAGTTTCATCTTGAAAGCATGGCGTTCCATCAGGCTTTCCTCGCATGCTTGATCCGGCGCGCGACGATCGGCAGGGCGATGGTGACGATCAGCAGTAGGCCGATGAAGATGGACATGACGATGCCCGGCACGTTGAGAAGGCCGAGACCGAAGGTGACGAGACCCATGACGAAGGCGGCGATGACGACGCCGGCAATCGTGCCCGCCCCGCCGAGGATCGAGACCCCGCCGAGCACGACCATCGTGACGATCTCCAGTTCCCAGCCCTGCGCGATGGAGGGACGCGTGGAGCCGAGGCGCGAGGTGAGGCAGACGGCGGCGATACCGCTCATCAGGCCTGTCAGCAGGAAGAGGATGAACTTCACCCGGTCGACCGGGATGCCGGAAAAGCGCGCGGCCATGGCATTGTTGCCGATGACATAGACGTGGCGGCCGAAATTCGTCCGGTGCAGCAGCACGCCGAAGACCACGGCCATGACGAGGAAGAGCATGAATTCGAAGGAGAAGACCCAGGCGACATAGCCCTGGCCGAACCAGGCGAAGTCGGTGGGGTATTTGCCATAGGCCTGATCGCCGAGCACGATATAGGAGATGCCGCGGAAGAGGCTCATCGTGCCGATGGTGACGACGATGGAGGGCAGCTTGAGGCCTGCGACGAGCAGGCCGTTGAACGCGCCGCAGGCAAGGCCGGTGCCGATGCCGATCAGGACGAGGCCCGGCGTGCCGACGCCCATCTGCACCGCCGCGCCCATGGCGGTCGAGGCGAGCGCGATGATCGCGGCGACGGAAAGGTCGATTTCGCCGGCGATGATCAGCAGCGCCATGGCGAAGGCGACCAGCGCCTTTTCCGTGAAGTTGAACGTCGCGTCCGAGAGGTTCCAGGCGTCGAGGAAATAGGGCGAGGCCAGCGAATTGGCGATGAAGATGAGGACGGCCACGCAGAAGAGCAGCACCTCCCAGCTTGCCAGCAGGC from Shinella zoogloeoides includes:
- the rhaM gene encoding L-rhamnose mutarotase, which encodes MERHAFKMKLHPGMEAEYRKRHDEIWPELVDLLHEAGASDYSIYLDPETNILFGILTRPKDHALAALPEHPVMKRWWANMADIMETNPDNSPVQSDLVPVFHMP
- a CDS encoding ABC transporter permease → MAPGETTIRRQIPDRLGTPMKRLLASWEVLLFCVAVLIFIANSLASPYFLDAWNLSDATFNFTEKALVAFAMALLIIAGEIDLSVAAIIALASTAMGAAVQMGVGTPGLVLIGIGTGLACGAFNGLLVAGLKLPSIVVTIGTMSLFRGISYIVLGDQAYGKYPTDFAWFGQGYVAWVFSFEFMLFLVMAVVFGVLLHRTNFGRHVYVIGNNAMAARFSGIPVDRVKFILFLLTGLMSGIAAVCLTSRLGSTRPSIAQGWELEIVTMVVLGGVSILGGAGTIAGVVIAAFVMGLVTFGLGLLNVPGIVMSIFIGLLLIVTIALPIVARRIKHARKA